A stretch of Desulfovermiculus halophilus DSM 18834 DNA encodes these proteins:
- a CDS encoding 4Fe-4S binding protein, which produces MTRKAYRIKLCWGIESRECPNVLDPDASLKQDLESVLETSGWPECLSKALQREIKPLDQFSVSVSGCANGCSRPQIADFGLLQAQHPEVDSERCTGCGQCAQVCREGAIDLDSGIARIDAGRCLSCGVCIRSCPEQALFPARQGYRVQVGGKLGRHPRLAEELSGIYSREEMLKALQKCLTLHQRHYRPGVRFGQVVAEQGTEEIGFMEPIGSAP; this is translated from the coding sequence ATGACCAGAAAAGCCTATAGAATTAAGTTGTGTTGGGGAATTGAAAGCAGGGAATGTCCAAATGTCCTGGATCCGGATGCCTCACTGAAGCAGGATCTGGAGTCCGTCCTGGAAACCTCTGGCTGGCCCGAGTGCCTGTCCAAGGCCCTGCAAAGGGAGATCAAGCCCCTGGACCAGTTCAGCGTCAGCGTCTCCGGCTGTGCCAACGGATGCTCAAGGCCTCAGATAGCGGATTTTGGCCTCCTCCAGGCCCAGCATCCTGAGGTGGATTCAGAAAGATGTACCGGCTGCGGGCAGTGCGCACAGGTATGCCGGGAAGGGGCCATTGATCTGGACTCAGGCATTGCCCGGATTGATGCCGGCCGCTGCCTGTCCTGCGGCGTATGTATCAGGAGCTGTCCGGAACAGGCCCTTTTCCCTGCACGGCAAGGCTATAGAGTCCAGGTCGGGGGTAAGCTCGGCCGCCACCCGAGGCTGGCTGAGGAGCTGTCCGGGATATACAGCCGAGAGGAAATGCTGAAAGCTTTGCAAAAATGTCTGACCCTGCACCAAAGGCATTATCGCCCTGGAGTCAGGTTCGGGCAGGTGGTGGCTGAGCAGGGAACCGAAGAGATCGGGTTTATGGAGCCGATTGGTTCTGCCCCTTAG